A region of Nocardioides sp. JS614 DNA encodes the following proteins:
- a CDS encoding bifunctional FO biosynthesis protein CofGH, with translation MNEQPTAQQVRRALARAERGAVLDVAEAAVLLAASGDDLDRLVAVAARVRDAGLVAAGRPGVVTYSPKVFVPVTRLCRDRCHYCTFVETPAQAAREGRAPYLSPDEIVAIAAQGAELGCLEALFTLGDRPEDRWPQARAWLDEQGYDSTLAYVRAMAVRVLEETGLLPHLNPGVMSWEELNRLKPVAPSMGMMLETTSRRLFETKGLAHHGSVDKDPAVRLRVLEDAGRLSIPFTTGLLVGIGESLAERAETIFALRATMKAYGAVQEVIVQNFRAKPDTAMRHAGDLDLAEYRAAIAVTRIVLGPKARIQAPPNLVDLTECRALLEAGVDDWGGVSPLTPDHVNPERPWPSLDRLREITAGCGFELRPRLTVHPEYVRAGEPWLDPRVSGHVAALATEDGLAKPGVRPTGLPWQEPDGGFASVGPGVGRTDLHAAIDDEGPHGGRTEDRRSDFANVYGDWEAVKDAASTTGAPAVLHAEGREAMAAAQADPGNLSDEHALTLMTAEGALLEQVCRLADDLRRDAVGDEVTYVVNRNINFTNVCYVGCRFCAFAQRRTDADAYSLSYAEVADRAAEAWDLGATEVCMQGGIDPELPATAYFDLVAAVKQRVPDMHVHAFSPMEIVNGTARTGLSIEDFLIKAREAGLGSIPGTAAEILDDEVRWVLTKGKLPTRTWIEVITTAHRVGIPTTSTMMYGHVDNPRHWVNHLRVLSRIQDETGGFTEFVPLPFVHTSAPIYLAGVARPGPTQRDNLAVHAMARILLHGRIPNIQTSWVKLGIEGTQAMLQAGANDLGGTLMEETISRMAGSEHGSAKTVAELIDIGAGINRPVVERTTTYAGRS, from the coding sequence ATGAACGAGCAGCCGACTGCGCAGCAGGTCCGTCGGGCGTTGGCGCGTGCCGAGCGTGGTGCCGTGTTGGATGTGGCGGAGGCGGCGGTGTTGTTGGCCGCGTCCGGGGATGATCTGGACCGGTTGGTGGCGGTGGCGGCGCGGGTGCGTGATGCGGGGCTGGTGGCGGCGGGTCGTCCTGGGGTGGTGACCTACTCGCCGAAGGTGTTCGTCCCGGTGACCCGGTTGTGTCGGGACCGGTGTCATTACTGCACGTTCGTGGAGACCCCGGCGCAGGCGGCCCGGGAGGGGCGGGCGCCGTACCTCTCGCCGGACGAGATCGTGGCGATCGCCGCACAGGGTGCGGAGCTGGGTTGTCTGGAGGCACTGTTCACCCTGGGTGATCGGCCCGAGGACCGGTGGCCGCAGGCGCGGGCGTGGCTCGACGAGCAGGGCTATGACTCGACGTTGGCCTACGTCCGGGCGATGGCGGTGCGGGTGTTGGAGGAGACCGGGCTGCTGCCCCACCTGAACCCCGGCGTGATGTCGTGGGAGGAGCTGAACCGGCTCAAGCCGGTGGCCCCCTCGATGGGGATGATGCTGGAGACCACCAGCCGCCGGTTGTTCGAGACCAAGGGGCTGGCGCACCACGGCTCGGTGGACAAGGACCCGGCGGTGCGGCTCCGCGTGCTCGAGGACGCGGGGCGGCTCTCGATCCCGTTCACCACCGGGCTGCTGGTCGGGATCGGGGAGAGTCTCGCGGAGCGGGCCGAGACGATCTTCGCGCTGCGCGCCACGATGAAGGCCTACGGCGCGGTCCAGGAGGTGATCGTCCAGAACTTCCGGGCCAAGCCCGACACCGCGATGCGACACGCGGGCGACCTCGACCTGGCCGAGTACCGGGCCGCGATCGCGGTCACCCGGATCGTGCTCGGCCCCAAGGCCCGGATCCAGGCCCCACCCAACCTGGTCGACCTGACCGAGTGCCGCGCACTGCTCGAGGCGGGGGTGGACGACTGGGGCGGGGTCTCCCCGCTGACCCCGGACCACGTGAACCCCGAGCGCCCCTGGCCCTCCCTGGACCGGCTGCGCGAGATCACCGCCGGCTGCGGGTTCGAGCTGCGGCCGCGGCTGACCGTGCACCCCGAGTACGTGCGGGCCGGGGAGCCGTGGCTGGACCCGCGGGTGTCCGGGCACGTCGCGGCGCTCGCCACCGAGGACGGCTTGGCGAAACCGGGCGTCCGCCCGACCGGTCTGCCGTGGCAGGAGCCCGACGGCGGCTTCGCCAGTGTCGGGCCCGGGGTCGGGCGCACCGACCTGCACGCGGCCATCGACGACGAGGGTCCCCACGGGGGCCGCACCGAGGACCGGCGCTCGGACTTCGCCAACGTGTACGGCGACTGGGAGGCGGTCAAGGACGCGGCGTCCACCACGGGCGCGCCCGCGGTCCTGCACGCCGAGGGGCGTGAGGCAATGGCCGCCGCGCAGGCCGACCCCGGGAACCTCTCCGACGAGCACGCGCTGACCCTGATGACCGCCGAGGGGGCGTTGCTGGAGCAGGTGTGCCGGCTGGCCGACGACCTGCGCCGCGACGCGGTCGGCGACGAGGTCACCTACGTGGTGAACCGCAACATCAACTTCACCAACGTCTGCTACGTGGGCTGCCGGTTCTGTGCGTTCGCCCAACGCCGCACCGACGCCGACGCCTACTCCCTGTCCTATGCCGAGGTCGCCGACCGGGCCGCCGAGGCCTGGGACCTGGGCGCCACCGAGGTGTGCATGCAAGGCGGCATCGACCCCGAGCTCCCCGCCACCGCCTACTTCGACCTCGTCGCCGCGGTCAAGCAACGGGTCCCCGACATGCACGTCCACGCCTTCTCCCCCATGGAGATCGTCAACGGCACCGCCCGCACCGGGCTGTCCATCGAGGACTTCCTCATCAAGGCCCGCGAGGCCGGCCTCGGGTCCATCCCCGGCACCGCCGCGGAGATCCTCGACGACGAGGTCCGCTGGGTCCTGACCAAGGGCAAGCTGCCCACCCGCACCTGGATCGAGGTCATCACCACCGCCCACCGAGTCGGGATCCCCACCACCTCCACGATGATGTACGGCCACGTCGACAACCCCCGCCACTGGGTCAACCACCTCCGCGTCCTGTCCCGGATCCAAGACGAGACCGGGGGCTTCACCGAGTTCGTACCCCTGCCCTTCGTGCACACCTCCGCACCCATCTACCTCGCCGGCGTCGCCCGCCCCGGCCCCACCCAGCGCGACAACCTCGCCGTCCACGCCATGGCCCGGATCCTGCTCCACGGCCGCATCCCCAACATCCAGACCTCCTGGGTCAAGCTCGGCATCGAGGGCACCCAAGCCATGCTCCAAGCCGGCGCCAACGACCTCGGCGGCACCCTCATGGAAGAAACCATCTCCCGCATGGCCGGCTCCGAACACGGCTCCGCCAAGACCGTCGCCGAACTCATCGACATCGGCGCCGGCATCAACCGCCCCGTCGTCGAACGCACCACGACGTACGCCGGACGCTCCTGA
- a CDS encoding MMPL family transporter produces the protein MHRQIAGKLTGRVSKWLVLIAVLVIAGIMGSFAGKLTDVQNNETESWLPSSAESTKGFEKLTAFQDEYDVGTTVVYHREGGLTQADLTAIEGQAAEIEQIKGITDVVTPQRAEAAGIPAPFVSDDGQVAKLQFTVNYGDKLWEELPDLKDRLDAITAIDGVDTYLAGAGGQSADAATIFSSFDSKLLLVTLGVVVLILLVSYRSPLLWALPIISAGVGLMTTMGLLYFLAKYAGLTVNGQTQFILTVLVIGAGTDYALLLVARYREELRRHEDRHEAMAFALHRAAPAILASAATVVVGLLCLTFAELNSTAGMGPANAIGIAITFVVMVTLLPALLVICGRWVFWPLVPRYGSQEPTASGLWARVGKGIAPRPRTVWVGTAIVLGVLCLGFLRLDTSGIPSDEQYTTQQDSVTGQSILVDHGLVDASTPVQVVANEDKAEDVAAAMSKVDGIADPVVVAAKDGVALVVAELTSDPYSQAAYDAVEDVRSATHDVAGADALTTGMTAVSLDIEEAAARDNLVIIPIVLLAVLLILIGLLRSLVSPLILVGTVILSFGAALGISGLVFDFIYGYENTDTGYPLFSFVFLVALGIDYNIFLMTRVREETAVQGTRRGSLIALSSTGGVITSAGIVLAATFGMLATMPMTFTLQLGTTIALGVLLDTMIVRSVLVTAVNLDLGGKIWWPSALDRKPPVEFTPEEPTPEPEALPVG, from the coding sequence ATGCACCGTCAGATCGCAGGCAAGCTCACCGGCCGCGTCAGCAAGTGGCTCGTACTCATCGCGGTCCTCGTGATCGCCGGCATCATGGGCTCCTTCGCGGGCAAGCTCACCGACGTCCAGAACAACGAGACCGAGTCCTGGCTCCCGTCCAGCGCCGAGTCCACCAAGGGCTTCGAGAAGCTCACCGCCTTCCAGGACGAGTACGACGTCGGCACCACGGTCGTCTACCACCGCGAGGGCGGGCTCACCCAGGCCGACCTGACCGCGATCGAGGGACAGGCCGCCGAGATCGAGCAGATCAAGGGCATCACGGACGTCGTGACGCCGCAGCGGGCCGAGGCGGCCGGCATCCCCGCGCCGTTCGTCTCCGACGACGGCCAGGTCGCCAAGCTGCAGTTCACCGTCAACTACGGCGACAAGCTCTGGGAGGAGCTGCCCGACCTCAAGGACCGGCTCGACGCGATCACCGCGATCGACGGCGTCGACACCTACCTCGCCGGCGCCGGCGGGCAGAGCGCCGACGCGGCCACGATCTTCAGCTCCTTCGACAGCAAGCTGCTGCTGGTCACCCTCGGAGTTGTGGTCCTGATCCTGCTGGTCAGCTACCGCAGCCCGCTGCTGTGGGCGCTCCCGATCATCAGCGCGGGCGTCGGGCTGATGACGACCATGGGCCTGCTGTACTTCCTCGCCAAGTACGCCGGCCTGACCGTCAACGGCCAGACCCAGTTCATCCTGACGGTGCTCGTGATCGGTGCCGGCACCGACTACGCCCTCCTCCTGGTCGCCCGCTACCGCGAGGAGCTGCGCCGCCACGAGGACCGGCACGAGGCGATGGCGTTCGCGCTGCACCGCGCCGCCCCCGCGATCCTGGCCAGCGCCGCGACCGTCGTCGTCGGGCTGCTCTGCCTGACCTTCGCCGAGCTGAACTCCACGGCCGGCATGGGCCCGGCCAACGCGATCGGCATTGCCATCACGTTCGTGGTGATGGTGACCCTGCTCCCGGCGCTGCTGGTGATCTGCGGCCGGTGGGTCTTCTGGCCGCTGGTCCCGCGCTACGGCTCCCAGGAGCCCACGGCCTCCGGACTCTGGGCCCGCGTCGGCAAGGGCATCGCGCCGCGCCCGCGGACCGTCTGGGTCGGCACGGCCATCGTCCTCGGCGTGCTGTGCCTGGGCTTCCTCCGGCTCGACACCTCCGGCATCCCCAGCGACGAGCAGTACACCACCCAGCAGGACTCCGTCACCGGCCAGTCGATCCTCGTCGACCACGGCCTGGTCGACGCCAGCACGCCCGTCCAGGTGGTCGCCAACGAGGACAAGGCCGAGGACGTCGCCGCGGCGATGTCGAAGGTCGACGGGATCGCCGACCCCGTGGTCGTCGCCGCCAAGGACGGCGTGGCCCTGGTCGTCGCGGAGCTGACCAGCGACCCGTACTCGCAGGCGGCGTACGACGCCGTCGAGGACGTGCGATCGGCGACCCACGACGTGGCGGGCGCGGACGCGCTGACCACCGGCATGACGGCGGTCTCGCTCGACATCGAGGAGGCGGCGGCGCGCGACAACCTGGTGATCATCCCGATCGTCCTGCTCGCCGTGCTGCTGATCCTGATCGGGCTGCTGCGCTCGCTGGTCTCGCCGCTGATCCTGGTCGGGACGGTGATCCTGTCCTTCGGGGCCGCGCTGGGCATCTCCGGGCTGGTGTTCGACTTCATCTACGGTTACGAGAACACCGACACCGGATATCCGCTGTTCAGCTTCGTGTTCCTCGTCGCCCTCGGCATCGACTACAACATCTTCCTGATGACCCGGGTCCGCGAGGAGACGGCCGTCCAGGGCACCCGCAGGGGATCGCTGATCGCGCTGTCCTCCACGGGCGGGGTGATCACGTCCGCCGGCATCGTGCTGGCCGCGACGTTCGGGATGCTCGCGACCATGCCGATGACGTTCACCCTCCAGCTCGGTACGACGATCGCGCTCGGCGTGCTGCTGGACACGATGATCGTCCGCTCGGTGCTGGTCACCGCGGTCAACCTCGACCTGGGCGGGAAGATCTGGTGGCCGAGCGCGCTGGACCGCAAGCCGCCGGTCGAGTTCACCCCCGAGGAGCCGACGCCCGAGCCCGAGGCGCTGCCGGTCGGCTGA
- a CDS encoding phosphoketolase family protein: MDASLDTLDRWWRAANYLSVGQIYLMDNPLLREPLVAEHVKPRLLGHWGTTPGLNFVYAHLNRAIMARQQQMIFITGPGHGGPGLVASSYLEGTYSEVYTDITQDAAGMQRLFKQFSFPGGIPSHVAPETPGSIHEGGELGYALSHAYGAAFDNPDLVVAAVVGDGEAETGPLATSWHSNKFLDPRRDGAVLPILHLNGYKIANPTVLARIPEDELVSLLRGYGYTPYVVAGSDAAQMHADFAGTLDRCLEEIAGIQGEARAASDPLPRPAWPMIVLRSPKGWTGPKEVDGKRVEDFWRSHQVPFANARSDDAHRAVLEEWLRSYRPEELFDESGAPAPDIAALHPGGELRMSASPHANGGLLLKPLRMPDFRDYAVEVDAPGTGSVEATRVLGGFLRDVMAQNMHNFRMFAPDENSSNRLQDVMEVTDRAWNAEILGYDDHLAPDGRIMEILSEHTCQGWLEGYLLTGRHGLFSCYEAFIHLIDSMFNQHAKWLESTRRIEWRRPVASLNYLLTSHVWRQDHNGFSHQDPGFIDHVVNKKANVVRVYLPPDANTLLSVGDHCLRSKHYVNVVVAGKQPALQYLSMDDAIVHCTKGAGIWDWASNDGDEGPDVVIACAGDVPTMEALAAVDLLREHLPDLRIRFVNVVDLMRLQPASEHPHGFSEADFDALFTTDRPVIFAYHGYPWLIHRLTYKRTNHANIHVRGYKEEGTTTTPFDMTVLNHMDRYNLAIDVIDRVPRLAATSSDAREEFKNALIRHRQYIRTYGEDLPEIRDWTWQGSFGPRYRTATPELDAPEG, from the coding sequence ATGGACGCAAGCCTGGACACCCTCGATCGCTGGTGGCGCGCCGCCAACTACCTGTCCGTCGGCCAGATCTACCTGATGGACAACCCGCTGCTGCGCGAGCCCCTGGTCGCCGAGCACGTCAAGCCGCGCCTGCTGGGCCACTGGGGCACCACGCCCGGGCTGAACTTCGTGTACGCGCACCTCAACCGGGCGATCATGGCCCGTCAGCAGCAGATGATCTTCATCACCGGTCCCGGCCACGGTGGTCCGGGCCTGGTCGCGTCGTCCTACCTCGAGGGGACCTACTCCGAGGTCTACACCGACATCACCCAGGATGCGGCCGGGATGCAGCGGCTGTTCAAGCAGTTCTCGTTCCCGGGTGGCATCCCCAGCCACGTGGCCCCGGAGACACCGGGCTCGATCCACGAGGGCGGCGAGCTCGGCTACGCGCTCTCGCACGCGTACGGCGCCGCGTTCGACAACCCCGACCTCGTGGTGGCCGCCGTCGTCGGGGACGGCGAGGCCGAGACCGGCCCGCTCGCGACCAGCTGGCACTCCAACAAGTTCCTGGACCCGCGTCGTGACGGCGCGGTGCTGCCGATCCTGCACCTCAATGGCTACAAGATCGCCAACCCGACCGTGCTGGCCCGGATCCCCGAGGACGAGCTGGTCTCGCTGCTGCGTGGCTACGGGTACACGCCGTACGTCGTGGCGGGCTCGGACGCCGCCCAGATGCACGCCGACTTCGCCGGCACCCTGGACCGGTGCCTCGAGGAGATCGCGGGGATCCAGGGCGAGGCGCGCGCCGCCTCGGACCCGCTGCCGAGGCCGGCCTGGCCGATGATCGTGCTGCGCTCCCCGAAGGGATGGACCGGCCCGAAGGAGGTCGACGGCAAGCGCGTCGAGGACTTCTGGCGCTCCCACCAGGTCCCGTTCGCCAACGCCCGCAGCGACGACGCGCACCGTGCGGTGCTCGAGGAGTGGCTGCGCAGCTACCGACCCGAGGAGCTCTTCGACGAGTCGGGGGCGCCCGCCCCGGACATCGCCGCCCTGCACCCGGGCGGTGAGCTGCGGATGAGCGCGTCGCCGCACGCCAACGGCGGCCTGCTGCTCAAGCCCCTGCGGATGCCCGACTTCCGTGACTACGCGGTCGAGGTGGACGCACCAGGTACGGGCTCGGTCGAGGCGACCCGGGTGCTGGGCGGGTTCCTGCGCGACGTGATGGCGCAGAACATGCACAACTTCCGGATGTTCGCCCCCGACGAGAACTCCTCCAACCGGCTCCAGGACGTCATGGAGGTGACCGACCGGGCGTGGAACGCCGAGATCCTCGGCTACGACGACCACCTCGCGCCGGACGGCCGGATCATGGAGATCCTCTCCGAGCACACCTGCCAGGGCTGGCTCGAGGGCTACCTGCTCACCGGGCGCCACGGGCTCTTCTCCTGCTACGAGGCGTTCATCCACCTGATCGACTCGATGTTCAACCAGCACGCGAAGTGGCTGGAGTCCACCCGGCGCATCGAGTGGCGGCGGCCGGTGGCGTCGCTGAACTACCTGCTCACCTCGCACGTGTGGCGCCAGGACCACAACGGGTTCTCGCACCAGGACCCGGGCTTCATCGACCACGTCGTGAACAAGAAGGCCAACGTGGTGCGGGTCTACCTGCCGCCGGATGCCAACACGCTGCTCTCGGTGGGCGACCACTGCCTGCGCAGCAAGCACTACGTCAACGTCGTGGTCGCGGGGAAGCAGCCGGCGCTGCAGTACCTCTCCATGGACGACGCGATCGTGCATTGCACCAAGGGCGCCGGCATCTGGGACTGGGCGTCGAACGACGGCGACGAGGGTCCCGACGTGGTCATCGCCTGTGCCGGCGACGTGCCGACGATGGAGGCGCTGGCCGCGGTCGACCTGCTGCGCGAGCACCTGCCCGACCTGCGGATCCGGTTCGTCAACGTGGTGGACCTGATGCGCCTCCAGCCCGCGAGCGAGCACCCGCACGGGTTCTCGGAGGCCGACTTCGACGCCCTGTTCACCACCGACCGGCCGGTGATCTTCGCCTACCACGGCTATCCGTGGCTGATCCACCGGCTGACCTACAAGCGCACCAACCACGCCAACATCCACGTGCGCGGGTACAAGGAGGAGGGCACCACCACCACGCCGTTCGACATGACGGTCCTCAACCACATGGACCGCTACAACCTCGCCATCGACGTGATCGACCGGGTGCCGCGGCTGGCGGCGACCTCGAGTGACGCGCGGGAGGAGTTCAAGAACGCCCTGATCCGGCACCGGCAGTACATCCGCACCTACGGCGAGGACCTGCCGGAGATCCGCGACTGGACCTGGCAGGGCTCCTTCGGGCCCCGCTACCGCACCGCGACCCCCGAGCTCGACGCCCCGGAGGGCTGA
- a CDS encoding DUF5709 domain-containing protein, whose translation MSTHSEGESEIYGDYSVDDEDQPGNIDDLGDGDVEDELDRGYSPPERYSAGQGYGNTPWEEEHRETIDQRVDQEIPDEDPYADAGDDELLDDGEVGRARAGRLVDPDEGLGEDTEKDLVGEDVGIDGAAASAEEAAVHIVEDFPEE comes from the coding sequence ATGAGCACTCACAGCGAAGGCGAGTCGGAGATCTACGGCGACTACAGCGTCGACGACGAGGACCAGCCCGGGAACATCGACGACCTCGGTGACGGCGATGTCGAGGACGAGCTCGATCGGGGCTACTCCCCGCCCGAGCGCTACTCCGCCGGCCAGGGCTACGGCAACACGCCCTGGGAGGAGGAGCACCGGGAGACGATCGACCAGCGCGTCGATCAGGAGATCCCCGACGAGGACCCGTACGCCGACGCCGGCGACGACGAGCTCCTGGACGACGGCGAGGTCGGGCGAGCCCGCGCCGGGCGACTGGTCGACCCCGACGAGGGGCTCGGCGAGGACACCGAGAAGGACCTGGTCGGCGAGGACGTCGGCATCGACGGCGCGGCCGCGTCGGCCGAGGAGGCCGCAGTCCACATCGTCGAGGACTTCCCCGAGGAGTAA
- a CDS encoding HNH endonuclease signature motif containing protein — protein sequence MKAPVANTPRTGSVDRVLGAARAVRADLTAAEARRFEIAADCAALHPGEEVDHIIPWPLGPTATSNLAPICRLHHRLKTTGGWTYHRHTRSTFEWTSPHHRTYVVTSSRHIH from the coding sequence ATGAAGGCACCCGTGGCGAACACCCCGAGGACCGGTTCAGTCGACCGGGTCCTCGGTGCCGCGCGTGCCGTGCGCGCCGACCTGACCGCCGCGGAGGCGCGCCGCTTCGAGATCGCCGCCGACTGCGCCGCCCTGCACCCGGGTGAGGAGGTCGACCACATCATCCCCTGGCCCCTCGGCCCTACCGCGACGTCGAACCTCGCCCCGATCTGCCGGCTGCACCACCGGCTGAAGACCACCGGCGGCTGGACCTACCACCGCCACACCCGCAGCACCTTCGAATGGACCAGCCCCCACCACCGCACCTACGTCGTCACGTCCTCACGACATATCCACTGA
- a CDS encoding AMP-dependent synthetase/ligase, which translates to MTTDVLSERARIEAAIAGRTLPDALAETASRFADQPAYSDKHEVAEGGSWRTITWTRTRELALDVAAALIDAGVQPGDTVAIMATNRIEHFIADMGAVHAAATPMSIYNTLSAEQVAYVAGHARPTVVVLENDDHRARWANALEETDSIRKVVMLGAEWDAFVAAGAAYRTTHPDAVQQRVAELDADAPATILYTSGTTGYPKGVVLTHHNVMYEALSTLEAAGLHEAQTAISYLPLAHIAERVLGLYGPQIQGSHMYAIGDPSGLLAALGEVHPTSFFGVPRVWEKIKTGISAKLAADPNPDNVKMVQDAMAAGQAWVAAQEVGGTMTPEIEEAYRAADEAILGFLKLLLGLDQVTWAGSAAAPMPIEVARFMAGLGLKVYDVYGMTETTGAITANGPDAFKLGTVGRATPGMEVRLGEDNEVLVRGPVVMHGYHRQDDATRALIDEDGWVHTGDIGTLDEDGFFSIVDRKKELIITSAGKNIAPSNIEGYLKESPIVGHAMAVGDGRPYVVAILTLDGEIAPIVAQQLGLEFTDLADLAEKPEIRAMAQKAVDEANARLSRPEQVKSFELLPVEWTAESEELTPTLKLKRRVVNAKYADVLDRLYG; encoded by the coding sequence ATGACCACCGACGTCCTGTCCGAGCGCGCCAGGATCGAGGCGGCGATCGCCGGCCGCACCCTCCCGGACGCCCTGGCCGAGACCGCGAGCCGGTTCGCCGACCAGCCGGCGTACTCCGACAAGCACGAGGTGGCCGAGGGCGGGTCGTGGCGCACGATCACCTGGACGCGGACCCGCGAGCTGGCGCTCGACGTGGCCGCCGCGCTCATCGACGCCGGCGTGCAGCCAGGCGACACGGTCGCGATCATGGCGACCAACCGGATCGAGCACTTCATCGCGGACATGGGAGCCGTGCACGCCGCTGCGACGCCGATGTCGATCTACAACACGCTCTCCGCCGAGCAGGTCGCCTACGTCGCCGGCCACGCCCGGCCCACCGTGGTGGTCCTCGAGAACGACGACCACCGCGCCCGCTGGGCGAACGCGCTCGAGGAGACCGACAGCATCCGCAAGGTCGTGATGCTCGGCGCGGAGTGGGACGCCTTCGTGGCCGCGGGAGCGGCGTACCGCACCACCCACCCGGACGCCGTCCAGCAGCGGGTCGCGGAGCTCGACGCGGACGCGCCGGCGACGATCCTCTACACCTCCGGCACCACCGGGTACCCCAAGGGCGTCGTGCTCACCCACCACAACGTCATGTACGAGGCGCTCAGCACGCTGGAGGCGGCCGGGCTGCACGAGGCGCAGACCGCGATCAGCTACCTCCCGCTCGCCCACATCGCCGAGCGGGTGCTCGGCCTCTACGGCCCGCAGATCCAGGGCAGCCACATGTACGCGATCGGCGACCCCTCGGGCCTGCTCGCCGCGCTCGGCGAGGTGCACCCGACCAGCTTCTTCGGCGTGCCCCGGGTGTGGGAGAAGATCAAGACCGGCATCTCCGCCAAGCTCGCCGCGGACCCGAACCCGGACAACGTCAAGATGGTCCAGGACGCGATGGCGGCGGGCCAGGCCTGGGTCGCGGCGCAGGAGGTCGGGGGCACGATGACCCCGGAGATCGAGGAGGCCTACCGGGCGGCAGACGAGGCGATCCTCGGCTTCCTCAAGCTGCTGCTGGGCCTCGACCAGGTCACCTGGGCCGGCTCCGCGGCCGCGCCGATGCCGATCGAGGTCGCCCGCTTCATGGCGGGCCTCGGACTCAAGGTGTACGACGTCTACGGGATGACCGAGACCACCGGCGCGATCACCGCCAACGGCCCGGACGCCTTCAAGCTCGGCACCGTCGGCCGCGCGACGCCCGGGATGGAGGTCCGGCTCGGCGAGGACAACGAGGTGCTCGTGCGCGGTCCGGTCGTGATGCATGGCTACCACCGCCAGGACGACGCGACCCGCGCCCTGATCGACGAGGACGGCTGGGTGCACACCGGCGACATCGGCACCCTCGACGAGGACGGCTTCTTCTCGATCGTGGACCGCAAGAAGGAGCTGATCATCACCTCCGCCGGCAAGAACATCGCCCCGTCCAACATCGAGGGCTACCTCAAGGAGTCGCCGATCGTCGGGCACGCGATGGCCGTCGGCGACGGTCGGCCGTACGTCGTCGCGATCCTCACCCTCGACGGCGAGATCGCCCCGATCGTCGCGCAGCAGCTGGGCCTCGAGTTCACCGACCTCGCCGACCTGGCCGAGAAGCCCGAGATCCGCGCGATGGCCCAGAAGGCGGTCGACGAGGCCAACGCCCGCCTTTCCCGGCCCGAGCAGGTCAAGTCCTTCGAGCTGCTGCCGGTCGAGTGGACCGCCGAGTCCGAGGAGCTCACCCCGACGCTCAAGCTCAAGCGCCGCGTGGTGAACGCCAAGTACGCCGACGTGCTGGATCGCCTGTACGGCTGA
- a CDS encoding NAD-dependent epimerase/dehydratase family protein, protein MASSIDHVVLGAAGATGSAIVRYLVSQGARVRAVSRSGRADIAGVESVAADLGTSDGARRACAGAAVVYHCAQPDYTKWPELFPPMTAAVIDGAAAAEAKLVFADNLYMYGPPDGPMSEQTPLRATGSKGRTRIAMADALLSAHAEGKLRCTIGRSSDYYGPGGLGSTAGETVMNPLVRGKRARWLGSLDQPHTLNYLDDMARALVTLGERDDADGEVWHLPAAEPLTGREFLTQAFEAAGHPPRIGVASRTTIRIAGLFSPLLRELDETLYQFERPFVSDASKFQATFGPFEPTPHADGIQRTVDWFRRHYAA, encoded by the coding sequence ATGGCCAGCTCGATCGATCATGTGGTCCTGGGGGCCGCCGGCGCGACGGGGTCTGCGATCGTCCGGTACCTGGTGTCTCAGGGCGCGCGGGTGCGGGCCGTGTCACGCAGTGGCCGAGCGGATATCGCGGGTGTCGAGTCCGTGGCCGCGGACCTCGGCACGAGCGACGGAGCGCGTCGGGCGTGCGCGGGGGCAGCGGTCGTCTACCACTGTGCACAGCCCGACTACACGAAGTGGCCCGAGCTTTTCCCTCCCATGACGGCCGCCGTCATCGACGGTGCGGCGGCCGCGGAAGCAAAGCTCGTGTTCGCGGACAACCTGTACATGTACGGGCCGCCCGACGGCCCGATGAGCGAGCAGACTCCCCTACGGGCCACCGGTTCGAAGGGCCGCACGCGCATTGCGATGGCCGACGCGCTGCTGAGTGCGCACGCCGAAGGGAAGCTGCGCTGCACGATCGGCCGGTCGTCGGACTACTACGGCCCGGGCGGGCTCGGCTCGACTGCCGGTGAGACTGTGATGAACCCGTTGGTGCGTGGCAAGCGGGCGCGCTGGCTCGGCTCGCTCGACCAGCCGCACACGCTCAACTACCTCGACGACATGGCCCGCGCGCTCGTGACGCTGGGTGAACGCGACGATGCGGACGGGGAAGTCTGGCATCTCCCAGCCGCCGAACCGCTCACCGGTCGCGAGTTCCTCACCCAGGCGTTCGAAGCGGCCGGGCATCCGCCACGGATCGGCGTCGCGTCGCGGACGACCATCAGGATCGCGGGACTGTTCAGTCCCCTTCTCCGCGAGCTCGACGAGACACTCTACCAGTTCGAGCGCCCGTTCGTGTCGGACGCGTCGAAGTTCCAGGCGACATTCGGGCCGTTTGAACCGACTCCGCATGCAGACGGGATACAACGCACGGTCGACTGGTTCCGTCGCCACTACGCGGCATGA
- a CDS encoding GPGG-motif small membrane protein has translation MAFLLWILAVILVIAGIFQLFKGQLLWGIVLIIVGLLVGPGGVSIFT, from the coding sequence ATGGCATTCCTGCTGTGGATCCTGGCCGTCATCCTCGTGATCGCCGGCATTTTCCAGCTCTTCAAGGGCCAGCTGCTCTGGGGCATCGTGCTGATCATCGTGGGCCTGCTCGTCGGGCCCGGCGGCGTCAGCATCTTCACCTAG